GTTGTATCAGTGCACTACCTGTTTTTCGTTATATTATTGTAGTTTATTTGGGCTCTCATGTTCAAGTCCTCTGCCATCATTAAGTCAGATTGCgacatttcctctcctctctcctcatctctatTCATGAGAGCGGTTCAAAGCCCTTGAAGTGTTGATAAATGAGCGGAGGTGAAGGGGAGAGGTGTTAGGTGGAGGGGATGGAAGAGGGGGAGACAAGGAGTGGGAGGTGTTGCTCGTGTGATGCCGCACCTGCCCGCTCCTCACCCTCCTGAATTAGGCATGACCCACTTTTTGAGGCACCCTCGCCTCTCTGCCCCACCAAATCAACTcttcgacacacacacactcaccctaTCTAAATCTTATTAACACGTCTCTCTGCCCCGCACAAAATTCCCAGGTGACTCGCGAGCAGAGTGCTGACGTTGTTGAGTATCAAAGTGAGCTTTGAATCTcatcattgtttgttttgtcagagcCGTAGACAGTCATAAAGAGTGTGTGTTGTTCTGGAAGCTGCAGGCACAGACGCACGTTGTTGCATTTTCTAGTATGTCATGGGACATGGTTGGAGCAGAGACCAGCCATTTTGAAGGTGTCGGAATGCatcattaaaaatcaaatgtcttgttttagcATAGAGAACAAGCCGTTGCTAATGAgttctcttctctgtttgtaCTGCTAATGCTAGTGATGTGTACACAGTTTTAATAAGACAATAATTACCTACTGGGATGCAAATAATCCAACCATGAACTACAGTAAAAGGTGACTGGGTTGGAGCATAAATACTGATACTACTCTTGGGCACAGCTGTTTTAAGAATGTTTGGTTATACAATAAACATGTAAGTTTTATTTCACTAGCACAATTTAAAGAGAAGCAATACCCTCTTCTATTTCACTCTAATCCACTGTTGACTTACTGAAAGCAACTAAGCGCTGGATGTGTGTAGTTGCCAGGATGCTGTGTTGCAGGAATGTTCTGGTCGTGTTTACAGAGTGGAAATAATGTCAGAGGCTGTGCAGTTAGTGGAGCCCTGATTTGTGTCCTTCTCTCCTCCAGATGAGGCCAACGAGAACGAGTCTTCTGGATTGCTCAACAATCAGCTGTCCTGGAAACAAGGCCGTCAGCTCCTCAGACAGTAAGTGCACATGCTTGAATCCTTCTGTGACAACCCAGAAAACATAATTGCTGCACTAGAATTAACTTCATCAAAATACCAGGATACCTAGTTACATTTCTGACTTTTGTCAGATTAACAGCTTTTATGAAGTCTACTACTGTGCCAGAAGTGCTGTGGCCCCAAAAAACTGTGGGTGAAGAGCTCCCTCACATGGGCAACAGCAGTCATTACCTGCTCTGTGTTTAGTTTTTCTCCGATGTACCCACCAGGCTCAGGAAAATTTGGTTATCATATCATTGTATCATCCCACTCTCCAGTCAGTCTGTGTAAAGGAACCGGGCTCCGGCCTCTATCCCAGACGCCATCAGGCAGCCACACACATCATCTGCCCCAACATGCTGTCTGATGAGGCAGCCAATTTATTCTTGACTTTGTATCAAGGGACAGATCAGTAATGTGTTAAGACACCCCTCCTTTTCAGTCAGTTGCCCGCTCAAATTGCTAGAGCTTCTTCTGCATCACTACAGAGTAGGTGTAATATTTGATGAGTAGCTCATCTTGCCTCAGTAGAGCTGATACTGTCAACTAGACAACTGCCAGAGGACATGACACTTTTAACAGGAACAAGTATTCGACTCATCCTCATCTCTGATCATATTGAAGTCTTTGTAGTAAATGAACTTACTTTCAACTGTATTGTAAAGAAGAGTTTATTTAATGGTCCTTTTATGAGACTCATTTACAGTGTCTCTGCATGTACTAATCAAAACTTCCTCCATACTACACAATACATACATATGTTTGTATTCCTTTCATAATAAAATTGGGTTAGACCAAAATGCAACCAGGTTTAAGTTCATTGACCTTGTTCCAGGTACCTGCAAGAGGTGGGTTACACAGACACCATCTTAGATGTAAAGTCCCAGCGGGTCCGAGCACTGCTAGGACTAGCCGGGGACGGAGGCGGGAAGACAGGTGAACGGGCCACTACTGAGCCTTTGGTCAATGGGACGGACACATCAACAAAGGGCATGGGCACCAGAGGGTAAGTATTCTCCTCTCAAGCTATCTATAGACTGAGCGATAACAACAATATTAAGTTAATTGCATGTAACACTGCAGGATATGTCTAATAAACTCTTGCTTGCAATTTGTGTAAGACTGTATGCTATCAATTTTGAGGCATATCAGATTGTGCAGTGAATGTCTGGTGAATTGTTGCGCTACAATGTAAgacaaaaaacccccaaaacaaacagatgCAAGCAGAGATATGTCATCAACTAGTGTCATCATGTTTTGAAAACTTTGGCCACAGCGCGGGCACTTCTACGCATCCAAAAACCTCAAAAGAGTAGGAGGAAGTAAGAAGAAGTGAGGTTTGAGTTAAATATGATTTTTGGAAGTAGCATCACGCTAGCTCTCTAGTGTTTTATGCATCATTTAATGTCATATTCTGATTGGTATTCTGATTATAGCCAAAGTCACACAGTGGGATTTAAATTTATAACACTGTTACGGTTTTCTCACAGCCAGTGTTTGGCTGCTGAAGCTCTAAATTACAGTGCGATCTGAGACCACACTTATGCTGATGTGATGGTGGAAACAAAAAGCCTACAcacaacttgaaaatgtaaGCGTTGTAATAGCAGTTACACATTGTTAGTGCAACTGTGTGTTAATGCATGCTTCCTTGTTCCTCAACAGGAAAGCGGAGCTCTCTGACACTAGTGCTGTACTGGAGGCCTTCAAGTTCATTGAGAATGCAGCAGCTGAGTTcagtgatgaagatgaggaggaggatagCGATGGAAAGGACAGGACTCATGTGGAGTCCAGGACGGTAAGAAAACAGTCTGCCCTCACCTTCTGCACGTACACAAAGTTAAATAGACGGTGTCGTCGTGCTATTAATAACGGCCCTCAATATTTTCCCCAGATCCTAAGGAAGAAGCCCTCATCGTCAACGTCGCCGGCCAGTATGGACACCAGCGAGGACCCTGATGCAGAGGAAGCACTGAAGGGGTTTGACTTCCTGACAAGTCCTGACGAGATGGACATCTCGCCAGAGTCCAGAGGCAACGGGGACGGCACAGACTGGGGTGAGTGATGGATCAGTCAAGAACAGAGCAAAGTTGAATTGGATGAAAAGTACCATCTAGACACCAGAGACACAGTTGTAGTACGTACAgtatcaaaatgtttattttctcttgcaCAATGATGagcttgtttaatttttttatctaCAAATGTAATACACAAGTTTCAGAGGCACTGAAAATATTGCTAATTATTTTACGCTGTAATCTTATAATTTGGTGTTTCTCTAAATTTGATTTCTTCTCATAGTTTGGTGACTGACTGTTCATGGAGTACTCGTCATTCATATATCATGCTGTGGTCATAAATCATGATGTTTGGAGTTTCTCTGTTTAACCCATAGTTTATGATCTCTTCCACTGTGTGTTCCCATAgccagcctgtgaccacaatgTCTCTTCCACTCCTGTGTGTCGTCAAATCAACCCGATTCCCTTTGAGTCTCACTGGTCCTAAGTCTAAAGCCAGAATAAATGGGCTTGTCATGCTGtggtgtttctttgtttttgaacaTGGGTTTGAGTCATGTGTATCCAACAATTTGATTATAACAAAAGATTTCACGGTGAGGATTTTATGATTTAGATTTGTCATGACTCAGAATCCAAATGTTCAAATGAAAGAATTCCCCCATATGGCATTAACTTACCTCCCACCACTCTCACTTCTTCCAATAGAAAAGACATTCTAAAAAGATTAAACGAGATGGCTGTGAATGCTGCTCCTGATTATAATGATTCTAATATCCCTGAGGTGGTAGTGGCCTGCTCAAAGAAAAGATGCTCATCTCTGTTCCTAAAGGCCTGCTACTCTCCTGGAGGCTTGAGAAACCTCCAGGAGTGTCTGAGAGAGGTCTCTACACCCACCCTGCCAGGCCTCTCGGGTCTTGACCAGGGCAGTTCCTCAATAGCCTCTCGGTCTGGTTTTGTTCCCCCCTGTGTAGAGAAGGACGAGCAAGGTCCCATTTCTGGGGCCTGGGACGTGGACCCGGGCCTGATAACCAAACTCAAGGAGCAGTACAAAAAGGAGCGCAAGGGGAAAAAGGGGGTGAAGAGTAAGTCCTGTCAGGCGTTGCTGCCTCCCTCCTActcctctctctgcagagcCTGACTTTCCTGAGTTCAGCCAAAAAGCCtcatatcaaaaacaaaaacatcttcgCTCTTTTTTCTCATCTCCTTCTTTAGCTGCTCCTTATTGTGCCTTCTACTTGGCATTGCTCTGTCCTTTTGTCTGTCATTTCATACCAAATGTCTTCTAGTAAATGTACTGAACCTACAAAATCTGTCACCTTTATTTTCCTACCCAAACAAACTGTAATGCTTGATGCATGTTTTTCTGTCCCGTttgaatgtattaatttatattcACATCATCGTCTTGTCCAACCTGTCAAATATCAGCACTGGTCTCCACAGTCATCTGTTTCCTACGTCTGTGTCCTCTCCAGACATAATAACATAATCACCATCTTCATCTGTCAGCCATGTTGATACTACAGTAATAAGTAattttgctgctgttgtaaATTGATAGCAATTAAAAGCTTTTTCAGTGACTCAGTGAAGTGACTCAGCTGAATACTACTGCTCTCAGTAGTCCACTTCAGATGTGGCCTCATTCAGTGGCTGAGAGCTCTTCGATTTTACACTTATGAGACCCAAGCTCTgcgctgctgctgtttttatatGTCTCCGCGCCAGCAATAGCCGTGATTGGAGGCATTGTGTTTTTGGGTTGTCCGCCCCTCCCGTTCTCGTGAACACGATATATCAGGAATGCCTTcagggaatttcttcaaatggCACAAACGTCCACGTTGACACAAGGATAAACTGGTTAGAATTTAtttgtcaaaggtcaaggtcactgtgacctcacaaaaccagtttttggccataactcaagattTGATgctgtaattatgacaaaattccacacagatgtttaatggtATACCACGATGAATGATGACAGGTTTTACCCAAAAGGTCGGTCagcttcactgtgacatcataatgtcatGGAAAAACaattttggccattattcaacaccataactcaggaacagaagggagACCATatttgtgaccatatttcacagttgtcAGACATTGAATaagtgacacttttgactcaaaggtcattgtgacctctaAATAAgattttagccataatttaagaataaaCTGGGCGATCCCAGATTTCACATACATTGACTGTGACGACAAAATGAGTAAACAACTAGCACAGTatgggctttcctccatctcgtgcATTCtacctttcacttcctgcctcattctgaattttgagtgtcattggaatcacgtgactgcaagCAACATATTGGAGCGCACCTAGCTCATTGTGAttctgtgagtgagtgagtttcccctacagctcatagagaggcttagcatctaaaaatgccaggaggaaacaaacaatttgtgtagctatactctataagaatccatctttacatagtaatcaagtacacgtgtacctctttagccaatccatctatgataatccttcattaatcagttcaacaacgtatattcactggaatcatacatatgtatcatcaacatagtgataacttccatttagccaaaaactacattttttttattcaattccttccaagtattcataacatatattatgagtctggacagacatggatgtaaaatGCATCTTGACTGGTTTGGAGTCATACAACCATGGGGCGGTAGTTCTAGtcgttgtttttttgtttttgtttttttactgtgattGAATCATGAGCTCAATAACTCAGTTTGTCTCACTTTCTTCTTCATTTGATGGCAACACCACTTTTTACACTTGGCTTTCTATTTTTGCTCTTCACGCTGTGTCAGTACGTTACCACTTTTGTGGGAGTGTGGAGATCATCAGGAGATCTTCTTGGGGCAGTTGTGCCTTTGTTATACTGTATTCTTTGCACCATGGTAAGGGTTTTATTCTAAAGACCCACATGTGTTAAAATgcttgatttaaaataaataaacatccaTAATTGATTGACTAAATGATTCTGCCTGGGACCTCACAAAATCCAGTTGTATGTTCAATTACTCTCTCCACACAGCCCACATCTAACATATCTTAAAGATAAACATGCAACACCTTTTCTACCTCTTCAGTTCATCTAACAAGGACTCTGGTGCTGACttcccttcattttctcttcctttacATACTATCATGTATTAATttactttctttcctttcagtGCTGCTTTCCTTCCATATTCTGTGTTCTCTTTTTcagtttgtatattttattgttttcatattttttgcctcttctttttttctctgctctctatcactgtctgtctgtttggtaACACTGTTGACCTGGCTTGTTAAACAGGGCCAAACCGGTCCAAGCTGCAGGACATGCTGGCTAACCTGAGAGATGTAGAGGATTTGTCCCACATGCAGCCTCCATCCACTCCTCAATCCCGGCCCAACGTGGCCCGGTTCAACGAGCATGATGGGAACCGAACAGACGAAGGTGCTCGAGCAAAATCACCAGTACATTGTCGCAATCAACTCTTTGTTAGACTGGCTTCAATTCCCTTTATCCATGGCTCGACAGtggttatatatttatttatttatttatttgtttgttttttccccagttGATTCACTGACTTTCCCGCCCACCTCAGGGAAGTCATTCATTATGGGCACAGACGAGGCCATGGAGAGCGAGCTGGGCCTGGGGGAGCTTGCTGGACTCACAGTGGCCAATGAGGCCGACAGTCTGGCATACGATGTGAGTAGAAAGCGGCAGAATGGATTCCAGTTCTCTGGGGAAAACTTTCTGTTCATGTTATCACCTTCTTCCTCTAATCCGCAGCAAATTTATCAAGTCTCATCACAAGCTGAAAATGTACCATTTGTGTCTCAAACAGCTATTTTTAAAGACGTCTCAGGGAAGCAGCTTTGAAATTGAAGTGCTGGAAgatatcagttttttttttttatgtcaaaacTCACGTGGCTATAAAAACACATCCGAGTAGGTTgtagcatgtttttttaaactaggCTGATTTTAGTGTGATGGTAGGCTTTTACAGGGGGGGGGAGGAAGTGTTCCGAGGATGTTTATCAAGGTTTAATCtcagttttcacattttatatccATTAATGTGATTCCACAAAGCTGCTGCAACTGCAGCTCATTTTGGACTACTGATTATATGTAATAAAGCTGCTAACACAGTTAACTGGATGTTGAGTTCTGATTTAGATGTCCTCTCCTCAGATTGGCAACAATAAAGACGCCATGAGAAAAACATGGAACCCCAAATTCACTCTGCGGAGCCATTTTGACGGGATTCGAGCTCTGGCCTTTCACCCTGTGGAGCCCGTCCTGGTCACTGCTTCAGAGGACCACACGCTCAAGATGTGGAACCTGCAAAAGACCACTCCTGCCAAAAAGTAAGAATGTCTCCATGCAAGTTGAACACCTCCAAATACTATTCAGGTACAACCCAGACTGATTTCTCATCGATTCCTGCTGTTGGTTTCATTTTTTCTCAGCCAAAAGGAGCTAAATGAACAACTTTTAAATTTACAGCTGTCCATTCCTCCCTTATCTGCTCTGTTAGATACACTAATACTcagacagcagtgtgtttggttcagtctctTTGTATGTGAAGCAGCAGAGTGAGGATCAAAGATGCAAAGAAAAGGTCGGTTGTTGATTACAGTCCCACAAGGAGGAAAGCGTGTCTTTGTTGTTGCACTGTCACACGATTTGGCTACAGGGAACGGTCTCCATGTGACAAAGAACTGACAACACTCCACAAGACTCATTATGTCTTGTCACAACTCTGCAGCCCACACACAGTCTGTAGTAATgggatgtgtttatttttagagGCTGAAGTCACTTCAGAGTTAAGGGTACAGTATGGGAAACTAATCGATCACTGGTACAGCAACAGATTGTACATCCATTTATGACAATTTAACGTCAATAATTTTGAACCTAATCATCGACACACATTAATTTGGCACTGCTGTTTGGTTTTGTACATTACATTAATGAACACATTGTTTGTCCACAGGAGTGCATCTTTAGATGTGGAACCAATCTACACTTTCAGGGCCCACAGGTAAAAACACAGCAcgtaaatgaaaacaatttctCTGTTTTAGTGTTGGTTTAATAGACGAGAAGTTTTGATAATCCATCATTATTTAAACCACAGGGGGGCTGTACTGAGTGTGGTGATGAGCAGTACAGGAGAGCAGTGTTTCAGCGGAGGGGTTGACGGGACTATACAGTGCTGGAACACCCCCAACCCCAACATCGACCCATACGACTCCTACGGTAACAGcggtgtgtgttttgtttgaatctGAGgattttcaaatcaaatcattgTAACTGACTTGGGTTGTCGTGTGTTTTCTGTGACAGACCTATCAATGCTGCGTGGAGCGTTGTGTGGACACACTGACTCAGTGTGGGGTTTGGTGTACAGCAGTGCACACCAGCGCCTCCTCTCCTGCTCGGCAGACGGGACTGTGAGACTGTGGGACGCTAACACCACCTCCCCCGCCCTCGCAGTATTCAACGAGGACAAAAGTACTGACTTCAAGCTTGTATCGTGACCTTTGTTTTCTTCtaaatatttgctttaattGAATAGTTAGCATAACATAAAtgtatctgtctttctgtgttgtCAAGACCTAGGAGTTCCCTCCTCAGTAGACCTGGTGTGCAGTGAACCAGCCCACCTGGTCACATCCTTCACAAATGGGCAGATTGGCCTCTTCAACATGGAGACGCGCCAGCTGGTCCTCAGTCTAGAGTCCAATTTGGAGCCAGGTAGGTCTGCCAGCTGAAAGGCTGATAATAATGAAACACATTCAGGTATAATGCTTGTTGAATTAAATTATAATGTTGAATTAAAGTCAGTTAAGTGCCATCAGAAAATATGGCTCTTGAGGAACATGGTTTTTATTATGTCTATATTGGAATTTGACTGACGAATTCCAAGTTTACTGCCAGTTAGGTCACTGGTACAGTACTTCAGTTATGAGACCTAATGATGGATATCACAATGTTTAGTATCTGTGCGGTGTTACTAAGTTGTTTACCAGCAAGTACTCATGTCTTCATCAAGCACAAACTGACTCAGGTAGTTGTTGCCACACTGCTTAAAAAAGCTAAAGTCAATGTTAAGCTAAAGTTAACTTTCTTAGTATCTACACATAGAGCAACAGATCAGATTCCCTCTCCTGCTGTGTGATGTCTAATGTGCTCATCTGCTTTTAACCAGGCACTCCCTGTCAGATCAATAAGGTCCTCAGCCACCCGACTCTTCCCATCACCATCACTGCGCAGGAGGACAGACACATCAAGTTCTTTGACAACAACAGCGGGAAGCAGATTCACTCCATGGTGGCTCACCTGGATGCTGTCACAAGCTTAGCTGTAGATCCTAATGGACTTTATCTCATGTCAGGCAGTAAGTACCTCTTAACCAGAGTGTATCCATGTGCTAGCGTAACTGTTTCCTCTTTATACTTATTATTCATTGCTAGTTTGGTTGCCTCAGACCCAATCAGGCAGTGACTGAGTCAGTGC
This region of Siniperca chuatsi isolate FFG_IHB_CAS linkage group LG11, ASM2008510v1, whole genome shotgun sequence genomic DNA includes:
- the LOC122884718 gene encoding striatin-like isoform X6 codes for the protein MDEQAGPGVFFNNNNNSVLPGGGKGPLPDGDAGEAARAQYSIPGILHFLQHEWARFEVERAQWEVERAELQAQIAFLQGERKGQENLKKDLVRRIKMLEYALKQERAKYHKLKYGTELNQGDMKPPSYDSDEANENESSGLLNNQLSWKQGRQLLRQYLQEVGYTDTILDVKSQRVRALLGLAGDGGGKTGERATTEPLVNGTDTSTKGMGTRGKAELSDTSAVLEAFKFIENAAAEFSDEDEEEDSDGKDRTHVESRTILRKKPSSSTSPASMDTSEDPDAEEALKGFDFLTSPDEMDISPESRGNGDGTDWGPNRSKLQDMLANLRDVEDLSHMQPPSTPQSRPNVARFNEHDGNRTDEVDSLTFPPTSGKSFIMGTDEAMESELGLGELAGLTVANEADSLAYDIGNNKDAMRKTWNPKFTLRSHFDGIRALAFHPVEPVLVTASEDHTLKMWNLQKTTPAKKSASLDVEPIYTFRAHRGAVLSVVMSSTGEQCFSGGVDGTIQCWNTPNPNIDPYDSYDLSMLRGALCGHTDSVWGLVYSSAHQRLLSCSADGTVRLWDANTTSPALAVFNEDKNLGVPSSVDLVCSEPAHLVTSFTNGQIGLFNMETRQLVLSLESNLEPGTPCQINKVLSHPTLPITITAQEDRHIKFFDNNSGKQIHSMVAHLDAVTSLAVDPNGLYLMSGSHDCSIRLWNLESKTCIQEFTAHRKKFEESIHDVAFHPSKCYIASAGADALAKVFV
- the LOC122884718 gene encoding striatin-like isoform X5, which translates into the protein MDEQAGPGVFFNNNNNSVLPGGGKGPLPDGDAGEAARAQYSIPGILHFLQHEWARFEVERAQWEVERAELQAQIAFLQGERKGQENLKKDLVRRIKMLEYALKQERAKYHKLKYGTELNQGDMKPPSYDSDEANENESSGLLNNQLSWKQGRQLLRQYLQEVGYTDTILDVKSQRVRALLGLAGDGGGKTGERATTEPLVNGTDTSTKGMGTRGKAELSDTSAVLEAFKFIENAAAEFSDEDEEEDSDGKDRTHVESRTILRKKPSSSTSPASMDTSEDPDAEEALKGFDFLTSPDEMDISPESRGNGDGTDWGPNRSKLQDMLANLRDVEDLSHMQPPSTPQSRPNVARFNEHDGNRTDEVDSLTFPPTSGKSFIMGTDEAMESELGLGELAGLTVANEADSLAYDIGNNKDAMRKTWNPKFTLRSHFDGIRALAFHPVEPVLVTASEDHTLKMWNLQKTTPAKKSASLDVEPIYTFRAHRGAVLSVVMSSTGEQCFSGGVDGTIQCWNTPNPNIDPYDSYGNSDLSMLRGALCGHTDSVWGLVYSSAHQRLLSCSADGTVRLWDANTTSPALAVFNEDKNLGVPSSVDLVCSEPAHLVTSFTNGQIGLFNMETRQLVLSLESNLEPGTPCQINKVLSHPTLPITITAQEDRHIKFFDNNSGKQIHSMVAHLDAVTSLAVDPNGLYLMSGSHDCSIRLWNLESKTCIQEFTAHRKKFEESIHDVAFHPSKCYIASAGADALAKVFV
- the LOC122884718 gene encoding striatin-like isoform X1, whose product is MDEQAGPGVFFNNNNNSVLPGGGKGPLPDGDAGEAARAQYSIPGILHFLQHEWARFEVERAQWEVERAELQAQIAFLQGERKGQENLKKDLVRRIKMLEYALKQERAKYHKLKYGTELNQGDMKPPSYDSDEANENESSGLLNNQLSWKQGRQLLRQYLQEVGYTDTILDVKSQRVRALLGLAGDGGGKTGERATTEPLVNGTDTSTKGMGTRGKAELSDTSAVLEAFKFIENAAAEFSDEDEEEDSDGKDRTHVESRTILRKKPSSSTSPASMDTSEDPDAEEALKGFDFLTSPDEMDISPESRGNGDGTDWEKDEQGPISGAWDVDPGLITKLKEQYKKERKGKKGVKRPNRSKLQDMLANLRDVEDLSHMQPPSTPQSRPNVARFNEHDGNRTDEVDSLTFPPTSGKSFIMGTDEAMESELGLGELAGLTVANEADSLAYDIGNNKDAMRKTWNPKFTLRSHFDGIRALAFHPVEPVLVTASEDHTLKMWNLQKTTPAKKSASLDVEPIYTFRAHRGAVLSVVMSSTGEQCFSGGVDGTIQCWNTPNPNIDPYDSYGNSDLSMLRGALCGHTDSVWGLVYSSAHQRLLSCSADGTVRLWDANTTSPALAVFNEDKNLGVPSSVDLVCSEPAHLVTSFTNGQIGLFNMETRQLVLSLESNLEPGTPCQINKVLSHPTLPITITAQEDRHIKFFDNNSGKQIHSMVAHLDAVTSLAVDPNGLYLMSGSHDCSIRLWNLESKTCIQEFTAHRKKFEESIHDVAFHPSKCYIASAGADALAKVFV
- the LOC122884718 gene encoding striatin-like isoform X4, whose amino-acid sequence is MDEQAGPGVFFNNNNNSVLPGGGKGPLPDGDAGEAARAQYSIPGILHFLQHEWARFEVERAQWEVERAELQAQIAFLQGERKGQENLKKDLVRRIKMLEYALKQERAKYHKLKYGTELNQGDMKPPSYDSDEANENESSGLLNNQLSWKQGRQLLRQYLQEVGYTDTILDVKSQRVRALLGLAGDGGGKTGERATTEPLVNGTDTSTKGMGTRGKAELSDTSAVLEAFKFIENAAAEFSDEDEEEDSDGKDRTHVESRTILRKKPSSSTSPASMDTSEDPDAEEALKGFDFLTSPDEMDISPESRGNGDGTDWEKDEQGPISGAWDVDPGLITKLKEQYKKERKGKKGVKRPNRSKLQDMLANLRDVEDLSHMQPPSTPQSRPNVARFNEHDGNRTDEGKSFIMGTDEAMESELGLGELAGLTVANEADSLAYDIGNNKDAMRKTWNPKFTLRSHFDGIRALAFHPVEPVLVTASEDHTLKMWNLQKTTPAKKSASLDVEPIYTFRAHRGAVLSVVMSSTGEQCFSGGVDGTIQCWNTPNPNIDPYDSYDLSMLRGALCGHTDSVWGLVYSSAHQRLLSCSADGTVRLWDANTTSPALAVFNEDKNLGVPSSVDLVCSEPAHLVTSFTNGQIGLFNMETRQLVLSLESNLEPGTPCQINKVLSHPTLPITITAQEDRHIKFFDNNSGKQIHSMVAHLDAVTSLAVDPNGLYLMSGSHDCSIRLWNLESKTCIQEFTAHRKKFEESIHDVAFHPSKCYIASAGADALAKVFV
- the LOC122884718 gene encoding striatin-like isoform X3 produces the protein MDEQAGPGVFFNNNNNSVLPGGGKGPLPDGDAGEAARAQYSIPGILHFLQHEWARFEVERAQWEVERAELQAQIAFLQGERKGQENLKKDLVRRIKMLEYALKQERAKYHKLKYGTELNQGDMKPPSYDSDEANENESSGLLNNQLSWKQGRQLLRQYLQEVGYTDTILDVKSQRVRALLGLAGDGGGKTGERATTEPLVNGTDTSTKGMGTRGKAELSDTSAVLEAFKFIENAAAEFSDEDEEEDSDGKDRTHVESRTILRKKPSSSTSPASMDTSEDPDAEEALKGFDFLTSPDEMDISPESRGNGDGTDWEKDEQGPISGAWDVDPGLITKLKEQYKKERKGKKGVKRPNRSKLQDMLANLRDVEDLSHMQPPSTPQSRPNVARFNEHDGNRTDEGKSFIMGTDEAMESELGLGELAGLTVANEADSLAYDIGNNKDAMRKTWNPKFTLRSHFDGIRALAFHPVEPVLVTASEDHTLKMWNLQKTTPAKKSASLDVEPIYTFRAHRGAVLSVVMSSTGEQCFSGGVDGTIQCWNTPNPNIDPYDSYGNSDLSMLRGALCGHTDSVWGLVYSSAHQRLLSCSADGTVRLWDANTTSPALAVFNEDKNLGVPSSVDLVCSEPAHLVTSFTNGQIGLFNMETRQLVLSLESNLEPGTPCQINKVLSHPTLPITITAQEDRHIKFFDNNSGKQIHSMVAHLDAVTSLAVDPNGLYLMSGSHDCSIRLWNLESKTCIQEFTAHRKKFEESIHDVAFHPSKCYIASAGADALAKVFV
- the LOC122884718 gene encoding striatin-like isoform X2 codes for the protein MDEQAGPGVFFNNNNNSVLPGGGKGPLPDGDAGEAARAQYSIPGILHFLQHEWARFEVERAQWEVERAELQAQIAFLQGERKGQENLKKDLVRRIKMLEYALKQERAKYHKLKYGTELNQGDMKPPSYDSDEANENESSGLLNNQLSWKQGRQLLRQYLQEVGYTDTILDVKSQRVRALLGLAGDGGGKTGERATTEPLVNGTDTSTKGMGTRGKAELSDTSAVLEAFKFIENAAAEFSDEDEEEDSDGKDRTHVESRTILRKKPSSSTSPASMDTSEDPDAEEALKGFDFLTSPDEMDISPESRGNGDGTDWEKDEQGPISGAWDVDPGLITKLKEQYKKERKGKKGVKRPNRSKLQDMLANLRDVEDLSHMQPPSTPQSRPNVARFNEHDGNRTDEVDSLTFPPTSGKSFIMGTDEAMESELGLGELAGLTVANEADSLAYDIGNNKDAMRKTWNPKFTLRSHFDGIRALAFHPVEPVLVTASEDHTLKMWNLQKTTPAKKSASLDVEPIYTFRAHRGAVLSVVMSSTGEQCFSGGVDGTIQCWNTPNPNIDPYDSYDLSMLRGALCGHTDSVWGLVYSSAHQRLLSCSADGTVRLWDANTTSPALAVFNEDKNLGVPSSVDLVCSEPAHLVTSFTNGQIGLFNMETRQLVLSLESNLEPGTPCQINKVLSHPTLPITITAQEDRHIKFFDNNSGKQIHSMVAHLDAVTSLAVDPNGLYLMSGSHDCSIRLWNLESKTCIQEFTAHRKKFEESIHDVAFHPSKCYIASAGADALAKVFV